Part of the Anomaloglossus baeobatrachus isolate aAnoBae1 chromosome 1, aAnoBae1.hap1, whole genome shotgun sequence genome, tggctgcataatgctatatggttgtgcatactactatatggtggCTGCATGCTACTATATGGGCGcttcataatgctatatggggctgcataatgctatatggtggCTGCATAGTACTACATAGGGGCTTCATAATACTATATtaggggtgcataatgctatatggtgctgcataatactatatggtggtgcatactactatatgggggctgcatactactatattggCACTTTATAATGCTATATTAgagtgcataatgctatatggaggtgtgcataatgctacatgaggtgcataatactatatggagtgcataatgctatatgggggctgcacaaTGCtaaatggggctgcataatgctatctgGGGCTGCATATGACTATATGAGGCTACATAATGCTATATGGAGCTACATAATATTATGTGTCGTTGCAcactactatatggggctgcataatactatatggggattAATAATAATATGTTGgtgtataataataattttattcatttatatagcgctattaattccacagcgctttacatatattggcaacactgtccccattggggctcacaatctagagtccctatctatatgtctttggagtatgggaggaaaccggagaacccggaggaaacccacgcaaacacagggagaacatacaaactccttgcagatggtatccttggtgggatttgaacccaggaccacagcgctgcaaggctgcagtgctaaccactgagccactgtgccgcccgtgTATAATActactatgtggggctgcatactactatgtggggctacataatactatatggactgcataatactatatggggctgtataatgttatatggggtgcataatactatatagggatgcatactactatatggagttgCATAATAAAAATGTGGGGCTGTATAATACTTTATAGGGCTGTATGGAGCTGCAtaatatatggggctgcataatactgtaaggggctgcataatactgtaaggggctgcataatgctatgtggggctgcataatgttatatggggcagcataatgctatatggtggtgcatactactatatgggggctgcatactactttaTGGTGGCTGcatgatactatatgggggcttcataatgcTATATGAGgtgtgcataatgctatatggggctgcaaaACACTATATGgcggtgcatactactatatgtggGCTGCGTACTACTTTATGTGGGCGCTTCATAATGCTATAttggggtgcataatgctatatggggtgtGCATAATGCTAcataggggtgcataatactatatgaggtGCGTAATGCTATATGGGCACTGCacaatgctatatggggctgcataatgctatgtggggctgcatatgactatatggggatgcataatactatatggtggtgCAAACTGctttatgggggctgcatactgctatatgggCGCATAATAATGCTATATTGGGGTGCATAATGTTATATGGGTgtgtgcataatgctacatgggggtgaataatactatatggggctgcatagtactatatggggctacataatactatatggggctgcataatactatatggggcttcATAATACTACATGGGGCTACATAATGCTACATTgcgtgcataatgctatatgggggtgtgcataatgctacatgagggtgaataatactatatggggtTGCATAATTTTATAtgtggctgcataatgctatatggttgtgtatactactatatggtggCTGCATGCTACtatatgggggcttcataatgctatatggggctgcataatgctatgtgaggctgcataatactatatggtggtgcatactgctgtatgggggctgcatactactacagtccctgacagaagttctgtcacttatccatgttatgtagatAAACACTTATACCCTGACTTTAAAttgatccattggtttcataaattactcttttgacagCCGaagccctcccaaatttggtttaggttatgaaaataaggttgctgcaaagctgaaatattgatcatttaatgaacacagaaaggtcagattttggcaagacaaaagttttaccgccttgtcatataatgcacccaatcctaatttacatcctcacctgtgctcactaaatgatcggttaattagtgggtgtgtataaaaagaaacccagcaccccagaccttcacttgaactgcaacttgacctctgacaacatgccaaaaatccaccctgcgaccaaagccttgattatcaagaggctgaagaccagatccactgtagaggtggctggcacctttaatgtgtctcagcgttaaGTACAAAGAATtagaaaaagatttgaagagactggagatgtttttgacaagccaggtctggcagaccccgcaagacaactgctcaggaggaacatttgttggttagaaaatacaaagccagcccctcttccactgcagcagagctccaaaaggcctggtcacctcaagtccctgtgtcaactaaaacagtttgtaggattctgtctcaaaatggcctccatggtcgaatcagtgcccagaagccagcactaaacaaaaggcaattaaaaaaacgtgtggcatttgccaagtcccacagcctgctaaacagatggacgctggaaaagtggcagaaggtggagttctctgatgaatcttcagttaaatTACTTTACAGCCACcgcaatactgcaggagacctactggagctcgtatggatccagaaaacagttaagtttggtggtggaaagatcatggtctggggttacattcaatatcggggtgtgcaaaacatttgcaaggtggaaggcaatatcaatagcctaaaatatcaagaagtattagctacctcttacattcccaatcataaaaggggtcaaattctgcagcaggatggtgcttcatctcatacatccatctataCAACAAAGttactcctggcaaagaagatcaaggtggtcAAGGTCTGGCCAGCACAGTCACCAGACataaacatcattgagcatgtttggggtaggatgaaagaggaagcttggaagacaaaaccaaagaatctagattaattctgggaggcatgtaagattgcattctttgctattcctgatgacttcatcaataaattgtatgaatcattgttgaaccgcatggatgcagtccttcaagctcatggaagtaacacaaaatattaaatatggctctaatagcaccacaacttcattcaccaatgttatgcaacatatctttgaatTAGaagttatttgtttgaatttcacattactttcagtgggcgacaaaacttttgtcttgccaaaatctgaccttgaaaatgatcaatatttcagctttgcagcaactttattttcataacctaaaccaaatttgggagagtttcaactttcaaaagagtaatttatgaaaccaatggatgaatttaaagtcaggttataggctttcatttacataacatggataagcgacagaacttctgtcagggactgtatatgggCGCATAATAGTGCTATATTGGGGTGGATAATTCTATATGGGgtgtgcataatgctacatgggggtgaataatactatatggggctgcataatgctatatggggctgcatactactatatggggctgtgtaatactatatggggctggaCACtacaatatggggctgcataatactatgtggggctgtATAAAAATATGTTGGTGCTTATTACTACATAgggctgtatactactatatggggctgcataatactgtataggctgcataatactacatggggctgcataatactatatggggtgtataatactatatggtgctgcatactactatatggggctgcataataatatGTGGGGCTGCAGAATACTATAAAGGGCTGTATAATACTATaatgggctgcataatactatgtggggctgcatagtATTATATTGGGCTACATAATGTTATATGTGGCTGCATAATGTTATATGTATGTGCATACCACTATATGTGGGCCGCATACAACTATATGGGGGCTTTATAATATTATATGGGGGTGCATGATGCTAAATGgggatgcataatactatatgatggTGCATACTAATACTATATGGGCGTGCAAAATGCTAAATactgctgcataatactatatggtggtgcatactactatatgagggctgcatactactatataggTGCTTCATAATGCTATAttggggtgcataatgctatatggatgaatatggggtgcattatacaatatgaaagACTATAAATGGTGCATTTTATTAAATGGAGGACTATTGGGAATGCATTAAAATATATGCAGAACTGTAGGGTGTATTatagtattatactatatggaggactatatggggcccattagtatatggtggactatgggatgcattataatatatataggGCTATATGAGGCCCATTACTATGAgctgcattatagtacatggaggactatgggggaacaTTATAATTTACAGAGGACTATGGGGTCCATTagatgatatggaggactatgtgtggtccTTTAAACTTTATGGAGAACTATGTAAGGCCTATTgtattatatggaagactatgtggggccattataatatttggctatgagggagcctttatacttaaTCTACAGTTATTTGAAGGCCATTATACTGtaagcaagcaattatacagtgtgaaggtttatgTGGGTTCAATCATACTGTGCGATGGGCTTTCTGAGGGCCAATATATGATTTGGAGGGATAgtaagggccattatactatatgtaggcccattatactgcatgtagGGCTGTGTGGGGTCATAGTTGGGATCTTACTTTGTCAGGGTCACCAGTCATTGCTATGGTAGttgaaggggggtacagtagggtcatcatactgtgcgtgtggagaGTACTGTGGAGTAATTTACTGTGGAGtgtcatacagtgtttgggggacacttttgttgccatcatactttatggctgcaatgaaaagggaatctaggggcttcaataggaggaaaattactttgttagggctgtaaagttgtgaattATGCTCAGAGACCCAGCCAAATATAATTATCATTTTGTTTTTTTAGGAAGGGGgtccaattagaaattctgctatggagccccatgatttctatgaatGCCCCTGAAAGTGGAGGAGAAAGAGGAAAGTGGAAGAGGAAGCTTACAAGTCTTAAATGAGAACCCCCAATCCAGTGGTAAAAGAAAAACCCTGGAGAGGTGCTTTAAGAAGTGTATTACTTTGTATTGTACCCTGATATTAGCACGTGTTGCCACAGAACGTGTGGTGTTATATTTATTTCTAGGTAGCTACATAGTGGGCCCCAAGAATGATTTTCTCTGATGGGCCTAGGGTTGCTCTTCCTTCCGCATTCAATCTGTTTTCATTATTGTTCATTTGCTATAAACGAATGTTTAATTTGCTAGGTTGTACTTTGGTGACCAAGTGACCAAGTTTAGTAGCACCAGACTTGTATTTAATTAAtcctttctcctcttccttgtGGTGCATTCTGGGTAGAAAGCCTCATTTTCTGTTGGCTCATAAGCTAAGGCAGTctcctgttgtgaacacatttggactgagttccagttttgggctccctctggtggccaatgctggtagtggagttggcttgcTTGATAGAGGCCAGACAGCTGATGAGGATTGGAAGTCAGATGGTTCTGACTGGCCTATATAAATgtttagtgttctcttgttcctggcctgTGCTCAATGTTTCCTCCTGTGTTCTAGGACATCATGAAGCCAGCCTAACCTTCTGTTTCTACCTGGACTAATTTCAGATAAGTCTGGTCTTTGCACTTTGCTGATTGCTTCCATTTACTTGTTGtttgctgtttaggtactaaggcttattttctgatttttcttatgtggagtctgggtggagttggatcattccctgctgggaatgtctgtgtaccttgcttcattttctggagtatattttgttttgtcatgcttggtactgattacagtccctcctctatattagtattttgcttggatcccagtaacaccagagtattgatatagtgggggcagagtctttgtggactcagtatttttccatatcaggcgtgatgGTATTTTCTAGGGTTCTGCACGGCTGCAgagagtgctctttcctatcctttcctatatagatagtttgggcctcatctttgctgaatctgttttcttcctgtgtattgttttttcctacatcactgtaatctttatatgtggagggctatctatatctttgggggactgctccgaggcagattagcttttcttgtatttctctctgtaggaataattagttctccggctgtgttaaggcgaccaggtcatcgtaggcacgtcccacggctacttctagttgtgtgtcagtgtgaGGTCTACAGTCCGctaagattccaaccactctggtgatacTCTGGGATTCCCAGTTTTtggcctttttctgatcctcctcggtcactgaatcacaaCAGTCTCCATCTTATCCCTCTTGTAAAAGCATTGCTGGTAAGCAGCTCTACATTTATTgccttcttaggctatgtgtccacggtagaatgtacctgcggatttttctgcatcaaaatccgcagctttcccccggaatccgcaccttaccataggtgcggatttgacgcggatttcgttgcggattttgatgcggattttgatgcggattttgtccattgtactctattgtgtttctgaataaagcttagtctgttttgaaggcaaaaagaAGTCTctttgtcatttcctgtcccaaccctcctttcttctccattatccattttgttagcagtctcacaaaGTGTGCTTATACATAAATTTCAAAATGTCCTGTGAAAGACAACAACCACGGCTGAACAATGTAAACAGGAATCTGCTGATATTGACAGCACTACGTATCCTACGTCGACGAAGAAGGGTATGTACCATGTATACTACTTTTTTATGTATCCTACATTTTTACATATGTATTGTGCTTGTTATCCATGGAACTAAAAGAGTTGATATTTCATGCTAGGCACAAATTCGTCCTAAGAAAACGTGGGCGCATCCCCTTATCCTGGAAAGGACTTCTAAAGGGCATTTTGCTGTATTATATCAAGACTTGCGAAGGTTTGTATTTTTAAAACTTTATATTTGTTTTTTTcatcctaaaaaaaatattttatttatttttttaattttttattagatATGAAGACAAATTCAAACAATTTTGCCGGCTTTCAATACAAAGTTTTGATAACCTTGCCATTGTGGGTGACGATTTGAGGAAGCAGGATACCATCATGCGTAAATCGATTGCTGCTTAACAAcggctgctcatcaccttgcggtaCATAGAGGAAAATAAAAATAGACACTGTGGCCCGACACCAACACACTGTATGAGGTCCCGTATATATTTTAAAATGTGATATATACAAAGATATATACTGAAATACATGATTTTAACCACACTCAATGTGTAGTTTCAAATCGATGTGTTTAAATGTATTGTCTATACATTTTATATTTTCCCATTCTTCttggtgatactgtggttattacatgTAACGCAGAGCACCAACTCCTGTGGTATTGAAAGGCTTGAAGGACTATTTATTCCGGGTCTTAAAATGTACCTGTTTAACTTTAATTTGTAATACAAACAAGCCTCTGCCCGGCATTCTACGAAACAGCCACATCCTCAAGATCTTTAAAAATTTGGTGTTTACTAACGGCCATAACTGCTGCCCATTTTAATTTGACTTTGAAAGTCCTGTCAGGGCACCTTTTTCCTCGCCTTGGAAGCCATGATATGGCCTCCTTTGAATGTCAGCTGTTCAACAAGCCTTTGTATGTGTAAAAAATGTAGCCCATATACACATTTCGTTTGTCTGTTCTTCAGTTTGATCACTTTCAAAAGGTACATGTGTAGAAACATAAAGTTTGTGGGCTTACCAAAAAGCTCAAAGTGAATTGATGATGTTAAATCAACTTGAACAGTTTGGTTATGTTTTGATTTTAATTTTACCTTTTTCTTTCCCCTCTTTTGTTTTGCAGATTTttggccacaggagagagctacaCATCACTGCACCTCCAATTCCGGGTTGGTAAAACAACCATTTCCagaattgtgaggtgcacatgtggCGTTATCTGGCAGAAATTGCAGCCCATCGTGATGCCTTCGCCTACCAAGGAGACTTGGCTGCAGGTCGCAGCAGGCTTTCAAGATGTAGCCAATTTCCCAAACTGTATAGGTGCCGTTGATGGCAAACATGTTAGGGTTTAACAGCCACCGCGATCAGGATCTGTTTTCTTTAATTATAAGAAATATTTTTCCGTGAtcctcatggcggtggctgatgcCCATTACCAATTTGTTGCCATTGACGTAGGTGCTTATGGCAGTACTGGGGATTCTCGGGTGTTGCGATCTTCTCAGATTGGGCTGCAAATTCTTCAAGAAGGCGCTACGCTCCCAGCCCCACGACCTTTGccgggctccacagatccagttccctttgtgatggtatcggatgaggcatTTCCTTTGCTACCcaacctgctgcgcccatacccacgaAGAGGACTgcggaggatttttaattatagGCTGAGCCGTGCACGAAGATATGTGGAATGCACCTTTGGGATAATGACAAGTCAGTGGAGGATCTTTCACACAGCCATCCAGTTGGATGTCCGAACAGTGGACACAGTGATTAAGGCCTGCTGTGTACTCCACAATTACGTGCGTAAGTACAGCAATGAAGtagtggaggatacacagcaggCCTTACTCAATCCAGTGGTGAATGTGTCTTCTTGTCGGCCAAACAGCTCGGGTGTCTGGGTGAGAGAGACCTTCACTGATTATTTCATGAGTCCtgaaggtgccgtgcactggcaatactccTGTGTTGGTGATGTGCAGCCGGACCAGCAGAACTTGGCGTGATACAATAAACATGTTGGTAAAGATGGAAGTTGACAAAGAATTTCTTGTTTGCAATTTTTTCTACAGCATTTCTTGAACTTTGTCTAgaaattgaaaataaaattttcagTTAAGGCATGCTGTTGTCTGTGTTAATATTTGTTCGAAATGTATTGATAATGCTGTCAAACTTGGTGTAAACTGCTGCCTCAGTACATTGTTTTGTGCTACATTTTCATTGTCAATTTGAAATGTAATACAAGAGTTGTTGGCAAACACTATCCTTGAACAATTTTCGATGTTTGCAGCTACATCCTAAATTTTGCTAACAATAGAGGTGATGATGTTGTGTTTCTTTGACTATGGACCATGTAATGTTAAAGCACCAATAAAAACAAATGTTAACCATTTTTTATTTTAGAACTGTGAAAACAAAATAATTAAGGGCAAAAGTAGCAATGAAAACATTGACATTTATATAAAGAATTACACAAAATAATGCATTTTTTCGGTACAGTGTCGGAAAAGACAGTTAACAAATATactgtttttagatttttttattcgAAAAAAACAAAGACACCCAAACACATAACAGTAGGATAAGGTTAGCCCTAAATAGAGGTATAGTGTAATGGCAACGTATTACAGATGAAATAATACGTTGCTCTAACCCTATACATCTATATCGGGGGTCAACTGATCCTAGTGTtatgggtttggttttttttggctATTTTAAGACATTTTCAAATAAACGTATATTTTAATTAGGGTTTTGCGAATTTGATAACCGGCTATTACTTTTTAAATAAAACGATCAAAGGTGAAATAAATCTTGGCTGTAACTATAGCCACACATTGGCTCTAAACCCCTAGCCATGCTTTGACCCGATCGATCTTGGATCTGAGTTTGACTACCAGAACCCCCCTCAACCACAGATGAATGATATCCCATTCTCTGTTGCGAGTAGGGTTTATTAAGAGCTGTTGGTGGTGTTTGATAATAGTTTTGCATTTGTTCAGGCCGGGACGGTGCACGTTGGACTAGGGTTGCAGGGGAAGCCTCTGCATCCCAAACTGTAGTAAGGGCCTGATCTATCCTTGCCAAGGATGGATGTGGGGAGTCTTGGTCAAAATGCTCAAACAGCGAGCACATTGCTCCCATcaatgtgttggttttttttttgattCATGGCCTCCATCCTTCCTGCAAAACTTGTCAAAAATTTTACCGTATCTGTTTCATATGCACTTTTTTTAATAAGATTGACAGTTTCAAGAGCAGGCTCATCCGAAACATCATCTTCTGTGACACCAGATTTTGCAAGCGGTCTtctcttagttttttttttttacgtccaAGTGCCAAGCCAGTCGATGGCCCCGGTTCATCCGACCTGGTGGACACTTGCCCCTCCTCCATGGCAGAGTTCACAGACGTTGTTGGGATGTTTTCTGCTGTCTCGGAGGCCCTGGAACAACTGTTTGAGGCAGTGGCAGCTGCTTCAGGGGCCCTGGGTGCCACTGGCTCTGTGTCACTGCCTGGCCCCTCCAGATCTTCATCCATGCAGTCAGCTTGTTGAAGTGGGTTAACATTTCCCTCGGTGCTGTAagtgaataaaatatttttaaaaaatagaaTAACAAAAAAACTTTAAAAACGTATATAACTTTTTAAAAAACAAATTACCTCCTTAATCTGCGACTGGTGGACAGGAAATGTAAATCATCATAATATGGGCACTTTTTAGGTGGTGAGATACCACTCTTCGAACTTCGCTGTAAGAATTTGTGGTAACGGTCTCTGACTGTTCGCCAGCGTTTGCGAACATCGTCTTCtaaaatttaaacaaaaaaaatgatgagCCAATGACTCCATAGGCCATGTCAACCAATTTTTTGGTAAAAACTATTCCACATCAGTGTTTGCAATAAACAATTATTATTGCCTTTTTAAAATTATAACAAAATGTACGTTTTGTCTGCCTTTTCTCCTATTTTAGTAACCCACAAGATCCTTTATTAACAATGATTTAGTGGGTGAACATGCACGGATTTACAACAATCATGTTTTAATTACACTAAAATTGCTTGTGGTTTGGAACATGCTCGGAGTATCCAAACTTACCAATTTTCCGCTGGACTGAGGCTGGGGCACTATCAAAAAGTGGATACAGTACATGCACTATTCGCATCCAGCACCTGTGCCAATCTTGCCGATCACTATACGCGGGGTCACTCGGGTCCCATATAGCGGGCATACCCTCAATCTGTAATGTGAAACATATTTTTATAGTTCACGATTTAGCAAAGTAGATAAATTCCAATAATGCCCACAATAGCAACAGACATCCTCAaaaatatacagtgtatactgcCTAAGCTACTATATTATCCACTGCATCCCCATGACCAACAACTTTTTTGGCAGACCAGTGTATATTGGCACGTTTTGCACATTTCTTTAGATGGAAACTGATTCCGCCACAGATTAATATTTATTTagtattattgatttttttttgttatttcaaaGGTTTTAAACAAGGGTGGCACGTTATGTGGCCTATGATACTGGGctaataaaggggcagaaatgtttaaagggaacctgtcgccactttttttgtttaaaagctgcggccaacaccactgtgctcttatatacagcattttaacaggctgtatataataacccagtggtggtggccgcagcttacagccaaaaaatgtggtgccatgttccctttcactggtattttaaaaaaaaatgtgctccgctgtattttcactgtccagcccgatgcaagcaagcaactgagggctgtgcttctcagcgggataaggctgaagcattctctgcccctcccactGAGAaatacagtcctcagctgcccctgaaaatggcggctccgttgtgaagcgccattcttaggtgctgtaccgaggctcatccagctgccctgatgcattggctggctgggtaatataacggggttaatgccagttttctgcaaattggcactaagcccgaggttcataatgtcatgcctgtctagacacggccattatgaacctccatttggtaataaagaaaacaaaacacttttttaaaaattttatttgaaagaaaaacacacacacatccctgattgccatctttattactagcaagcctcagaggttaatccaggacaattgtaatcacaggaaagctctctgccggctgctgtgagcgtcagaactcactggccgggtcagctcagttcacagctgagcccgggtcacagcgtcagctgacccgggcactgacgtcagccggtcacagcagccgtcagtgtattaaatgctgcacagctctcttccggcagctgggaacgtctgacgtcagagccctggtcagctgacttaattcgcgagcgcgggcgggtcagctgactgcacaccaacAGCTGacgagccgggctccgatgtgcacccagctgacccgggcacggacgtcagccggtaccagcagccggaagagagctttgcagcatctcgtacactgacggctgctgggaccggctgacgtccgtgcccgggtcacatgagtgcacatcgtcagctgtcggtgtgcagtcagctgacccgctcgcgaattaagtcagctgaccagggctctgacgtcagacgttcccagctgccggaagagagctgtgcagcatttaatacactaacggctgctgtgaccggctgacgtcagtgcccgggtcagctgggtgcacatcggagcccggctcggagttgtcatggattatcgtcgggggattcagggagtaataaagatggcaatcagggatgtgtgtgtgtttttctttcaaataaatttttaaaaaagtgttttgttttctttattaccaaatggaggttcataatggccgtgtctacacaggcatgacattatgaacctcgggcttagtgccagtttgcagaaaactggcattaaccccgttatattacccagccagccaatgcatcagggcagctggatgagcctcggtacagcacctgagaatggcgcttcacaacgaagccaccattttcaggggcagctgaggactgtattTCTCAGCGGGAGGGACAGAGAATGCTTCagacttatcccgctgagaagcacagccctcagttgcttgcttacatcgggctggacagtgaaaatacagcggagcccattttttttttttttttaaaaaaaaaaaaaaaagaattgagaaAAAAGgcgacctgggatcctgttttgccagctaaaagcaagcagcctgtaactagctgctcttAGCTGGCAAGCCAGAGGCCAGACACCAcatgaaataaaacacacaaacacattagtATGGAAATAAAAACAAGTTTTATTTAACCCTATAGAGACATACTTACCAACTGGATGAGCTTCCCAACATCTAGCCGCATACGCTCGTACCAAGTCATTATAAGCACagccacgactacactgccacta contains:
- the LOC142298636 gene encoding uncharacterized protein LOC142298636; this translates as MTWYERMRLDVGKLIQLIEGMPAIWDPSDPAYSDRQDWHRCWMRIVHVLYPLFDSAPASVQRKIEDDVRKRWRTVRDRYHKFLQRSSKSGISPPKKCPYYDDLHFLSTSRRLRSTEGNVNPLQQADCMDEDLEGPGSDTEPVAPRAPEAAATASNSCSRASETAENIPTTSVNSAMEEGQVSTRSDEPGPSTGLALGHKVQEML